In Pseudomonas hamedanensis, a single window of DNA contains:
- the ilvN gene encoding acetolactate synthase small subunit, with protein sequence MRHIISLLLENEPGALSRVVGLFSQRNYNIESLTVAPTEDPTLSRLTLTTVGHDEVIEQITKNLNKLIEVVKLVDLSESAHIERELMLVKVKATGAQRAEIKRTTDIYRGQIVDVSASVYTVQLTGTSDKLDSFIQSIGTASILETVRSGVTGIARGDKVLSI encoded by the coding sequence ATGCGGCACATTATTTCCTTGCTTCTGGAAAACGAACCCGGCGCTCTGTCTCGCGTAGTCGGCCTGTTCTCGCAGCGCAACTACAACATCGAAAGCCTGACCGTGGCCCCGACCGAAGACCCGACCCTGTCGCGTCTGACGCTGACCACCGTGGGTCACGATGAGGTCATCGAGCAGATCACCAAAAACCTGAACAAGCTGATCGAAGTGGTCAAGCTGGTGGACCTGTCGGAAAGCGCTCACATCGAACGCGAACTGATGCTGGTCAAGGTCAAGGCCACTGGCGCCCAGCGCGCCGAGATCAAACGCACCACCGATATCTACCGTGGACAGATCGTCGATGTCAGCGCCAGCGTGTATACCGTTCAATTGACCGGTACCAGCGACAAGCTCGACAGCTTCATTCAGTCCATCGGCACCGCTTCGATTCTGGAAACCGTCCGTAGCGGCGTGACCGGCATTGCCCGCGGCGACAAAGTACTCAGCATCTAA
- a CDS encoding acetolactate synthase 3 large subunit → MELLSGGEMLVRFLRDEGVKYIYGYPGGALLHVYDALFKEPEVTHILVRHEQAATHMADGYARATGKAGVVLVTSGPGATNAITGIATAYMDSIPMVIISGQVPSTMVGTDAFQETDMIGISRPIVKHSFMIKHASEIPEVMKKAFYLAQSGRPGPVVVDIPKDMTNPAEKFEYIFPKKAKLRSYSPAVRGHSGQIRKAAEMLLAAKRPVLYSGGGVILGNGSAPLTELAKMLNLPVTNTLMGLGGFPGTDRQFIGMLGMHGSYTANLAMHHADVILAVGARFDDRVINGPAKFCPNAKIIHIDIDPASISKTIKADVPIVGPVESVLTEMVAILKEIGETPNKESVASWWKQVDEWRGDRGLFPYEKGDGSKIKPQTVIETLCEVTKGDAFVTSDVGQHQMFAAQYYTFNKPNRWINSGGLGTMGFGLPAAMGIKLSFPDDDVACVTGEGSIQMNIQELSTCLQYGLPVKIVILNNGVLGMVRQWQDMSYGSRHSHSYMESLPDFIKLAEAYGHVGVRITESKDLKAKMAEAFAMKDRLVIIDVSVDTSEHVYPMQIKDGSMRDMWLSKTERT, encoded by the coding sequence GTGGAGCTTTTATCTGGCGGTGAGATGCTCGTCCGCTTTTTGCGTGACGAAGGCGTCAAATACATCTACGGGTACCCGGGTGGTGCTCTCCTGCATGTTTACGATGCCCTGTTCAAAGAACCGGAAGTGACTCACATCCTGGTTCGTCACGAACAAGCGGCAACCCATATGGCTGACGGCTACGCCCGTGCCACCGGTAAAGCCGGCGTGGTACTGGTGACATCAGGTCCTGGCGCCACAAACGCCATCACCGGTATCGCCACCGCCTATATGGACTCGATTCCAATGGTGATCATTTCCGGTCAGGTGCCCAGCACCATGGTCGGCACCGACGCGTTCCAGGAAACCGACATGATCGGTATCTCCCGGCCGATCGTGAAGCACAGCTTCATGATCAAGCACGCTTCGGAAATCCCGGAAGTCATGAAGAAGGCATTCTACCTGGCGCAATCCGGTCGCCCGGGCCCGGTCGTGGTCGATATCCCGAAAGACATGACCAACCCGGCCGAGAAGTTCGAATACATCTTCCCGAAAAAAGCCAAGCTGCGTTCCTACAGCCCGGCCGTTCGCGGTCACTCCGGGCAAATCCGCAAGGCGGCCGAAATGCTGCTGGCGGCCAAGCGCCCAGTGCTCTACTCGGGTGGCGGCGTGATCCTCGGCAACGGTTCCGCACCGCTGACCGAACTGGCCAAAATGCTCAATCTGCCGGTGACCAACACCTTGATGGGCCTGGGCGGTTTCCCTGGCACTGACCGTCAGTTCATCGGCATGCTCGGCATGCACGGCAGCTACACCGCCAACCTGGCGATGCACCATGCCGATGTGATCCTGGCCGTCGGCGCGCGCTTCGACGATCGCGTGATCAACGGCCCGGCGAAATTCTGCCCGAACGCCAAGATCATCCACATCGATATCGACCCGGCGTCAATCTCCAAGACCATCAAGGCCGACGTGCCAATCGTCGGTCCGGTCGAGAGCGTCCTGACCGAAATGGTCGCAATCCTCAAGGAAATCGGCGAGACCCCGAACAAGGAGTCCGTGGCCAGCTGGTGGAAGCAGGTTGATGAATGGCGTGGCGATCGTGGCCTGTTCCCTTATGAAAAGGGCGACGGCAGCAAGATCAAGCCGCAGACCGTGATCGAGACCCTCTGCGAAGTGACCAAGGGCGACGCTTTTGTGACCTCTGACGTCGGTCAGCACCAGATGTTCGCGGCGCAGTACTACACGTTCAACAAGCCTAATCGCTGGATCAACTCCGGTGGCCTGGGCACGATGGGCTTTGGTCTGCCAGCCGCAATGGGCATCAAGCTGAGCTTCCCCGACGACGACGTTGCCTGCGTCACCGGTGAAGGCAGTATCCAGATGAACATCCAGGAGCTGTCGACCTGCTTGCAGTATGGCTTGCCGGTGAAAATCGTCATCCTCAACAACGGTGTGCTGGGCATGGTTCGCCAGTGGCAGGACATGAGCTACGGCAGCCGTCACTCGCACTCCTACATGGAATCGCTGCCTGACTTCATCAAGCTGGCTGAAGCTTACGGCCACGTTGGCGTACGCATCACCGAATCGAAAGATTTGAAGGCGAAGATGGCCGAAGCGTTCGCCATGAAGGATCGGCTGGTGATCATCGATGTTTCGGTCGACACCAGCGAGCACGTCTACCCGATGCAGATCAAAGACGGCTCCATGCGCGATATGTGGCTGAGCAAGACGGAGCGTACCTAA
- a CDS encoding DUF4124 domain-containing protein, with product MRTLLLTLLVGLSPWCSAAQIYKWVDAQGVTHFDAQPPQGQPSTTVQTPSSPAPKPAPMSGGGVIGDQKTIDDKVKKQVAEQQAQLKAFCEQARTNLAQLQNNPRLREEVEGDLRRLDDAQRQERIVEAKKQIAENCS from the coding sequence ATGCGAACGCTCCTCCTGACTCTGTTAGTCGGCCTCAGCCCTTGGTGCTCGGCCGCTCAAATCTACAAATGGGTCGACGCCCAGGGTGTCACGCATTTCGATGCGCAGCCGCCTCAGGGGCAACCGTCCACCACCGTGCAAACGCCCTCCTCACCCGCGCCAAAACCAGCGCCGATGTCGGGCGGCGGGGTAATCGGTGATCAGAAAACCATCGATGACAAGGTCAAGAAACAGGTCGCCGAACAGCAGGCGCAGCTCAAGGCATTTTGCGAACAGGCACGCACGAATCTGGCGCAACTGCAGAACAATCCGCGGTTGCGTGAAGAGGTCGAGGGTGACTTGCGGCGCCTTGACGACGCGCAACGTCAGGAGCGCATTGTCGAAGCGAAGAAGCAGATTGCCGAGAATTGCTCGTAA
- a CDS encoding YqcC family protein, producing the protein MDARFPKIADQLLLIERELRTQGWWDEIPPSAEALSSVEPFSVDTLDFEQWLQWILLPRMKMILEQDLPLPNASGIQEMAEMVFAQRNLGGKDRQLQVLLKEFDLLITASRRTRL; encoded by the coding sequence ATGGATGCGCGTTTCCCGAAAATCGCCGATCAGCTGTTGCTGATCGAGCGTGAACTACGTACCCAGGGCTGGTGGGATGAGATCCCGCCGTCGGCTGAAGCACTCAGCAGTGTCGAGCCGTTTTCGGTCGACACGCTGGACTTCGAGCAATGGCTGCAATGGATCCTCCTGCCACGCATGAAGATGATCCTCGAACAGGATCTGCCGTTGCCGAACGCCTCGGGGATTCAGGAAATGGCTGAAATGGTATTTGCCCAGCGCAATCTTGGCGGCAAGGATCGTCAGTTGCAGGTGCTGCTTAAAGAGTTTGACCTGCTGATCACTGCTTCACGCAGAACGCGACTGTAG
- the mrcB gene encoding penicillin-binding protein 1B — MTRSRSPRTKKKPPAKGMNPWLSWAIKLSLVGLVVLAGFAVYLDAVVQEKFSGKRWTIPAKVYARPLELFVGQKLSKDDFLTELDALGYRREAVSNGPGAAAVSGNTVDLNTRGFQFYEGLEKAQPVRVRFSGDYVAELSATNGSKLSVVRLEPLLIGGIYPKNLEDRILIKLDQVPPYLLETLVAVEDRDFYSHWGVSPKSIARAVWINTSGGKMTQGGSTLTQQLVKNFYLTSERSLSRKLTEAMMAMLLELHYDKKEILEAYLNEVFVGQDGQRAVHGFGLASQFFFGQPLSELKLHQVALLVGMVKGPSYYNPRRNPERALERRNLVLDVLEQQGVATAEQVEAAKKMPLGVTTRGKLADSSFPGFIDLVKRQLREDYRDEDLTEEGLRIFTSFDPILQMKAEASVNDTFKRLAGRKGSDDVEAAMVVTNPETGEVQAMIGSRQASYAGFNRALDAVRPIGSLIKPAVYLTALEKPSQYTLTSWLSDDPLSVKGANGQVWKPQNYDRRSHGTVFLYQGLAHSYNLSTSRLGLEVGVPNVLKTLARLGVTREFPAFPSMLLGAGGMTPIEVATMYQTLANGGFNTPMRGIRSVLTADGEPLKRYPFQIEQRFDPASIYLIQNAMQRVMREGTGSSVYNVLPKTLTLAGKTGTSNDSRDSWFAGFSQDLLAVVWLGRDDNGKTPFTGATGALQVWSSFMRKADPLPLDMPQPDNVVQAWVDSRTGQGSDANCPGAVQMPYIRGSEPPPGAACASETPASGESVMDWVKGWMN, encoded by the coding sequence ATGACTCGATCCCGATCCCCCCGTACCAAGAAAAAACCACCAGCCAAGGGCATGAACCCGTGGTTGAGCTGGGCCATTAAACTCAGTCTGGTCGGCCTTGTAGTGCTGGCCGGCTTCGCCGTCTACCTCGATGCCGTGGTGCAAGAGAAGTTCTCCGGCAAGCGCTGGACCATTCCGGCCAAGGTCTACGCGCGCCCGCTTGAGCTGTTTGTCGGACAGAAGCTCAGCAAGGACGATTTCCTCACCGAACTCGACGCCCTCGGCTATCGCCGCGAAGCCGTGAGCAACGGTCCCGGCGCCGCCGCCGTCAGCGGCAATACGGTCGATCTGAATACCCGTGGCTTCCAGTTCTACGAAGGCCTGGAAAAAGCCCAGCCGGTGCGGGTGCGTTTCTCCGGTGATTACGTGGCGGAGCTGTCGGCGACCAACGGCTCGAAATTGTCGGTGGTGCGTCTGGAGCCGCTGCTGATCGGTGGCATCTACCCCAAGAATCTTGAAGACCGCATCTTGATCAAGCTCGATCAGGTGCCGCCTTACCTGCTCGAAACCCTGGTCGCCGTCGAAGACCGCGACTTCTATAGCCATTGGGGTGTGTCGCCGAAGTCGATTGCCCGTGCGGTGTGGATCAACACCTCCGGCGGCAAGATGACCCAGGGCGGCAGTACGCTGACCCAGCAACTGGTGAAAAACTTCTACCTGACCAGCGAACGCAGCCTGAGCCGCAAGCTCACCGAAGCAATGATGGCGATGTTGCTGGAGCTGCATTACGACAAGAAGGAAATTCTTGAGGCTTACCTCAATGAAGTCTTCGTCGGTCAGGACGGGCAGCGTGCGGTGCACGGTTTCGGTCTGGCCAGCCAGTTCTTCTTCGGCCAGCCCTTGTCCGAATTGAAGCTGCATCAGGTTGCGTTGCTGGTCGGCATGGTCAAAGGTCCGTCCTATTACAACCCGCGACGCAACCCGGAACGTGCCCTTGAACGGCGTAACCTGGTACTCGACGTGCTTGAGCAGCAAGGCGTGGCCACTGCGGAGCAAGTCGAAGCGGCGAAAAAAATGCCGCTGGGCGTGACGACCCGCGGCAAGCTCGCCGACAGCTCTTTCCCCGGCTTTATCGATCTGGTCAAACGTCAGTTGCGTGAAGACTATCGTGACGAAGACTTGACCGAAGAAGGCCTGCGCATCTTCACCAGTTTCGATCCGATTCTGCAGATGAAGGCCGAGGCCTCGGTCAACGACACCTTCAAGCGTCTGGCCGGGCGCAAGGGTTCCGATGACGTGGAAGCGGCAATGGTCGTGACCAACCCGGAAACCGGTGAAGTCCAGGCAATGATCGGCAGCCGTCAGGCCAGCTACGCCGGTTTCAACCGTGCGCTGGATGCCGTCCGGCCGATTGGCTCGTTGATCAAACCCGCGGTGTATCTGACCGCGCTGGAAAAACCGAGCCAGTACACGCTGACCAGTTGGCTGTCGGACGATCCGCTGTCGGTCAAGGGGGCCAACGGTCAGGTGTGGAAGCCGCAGAACTACGATCGTCGCTCCCATGGCACGGTGTTTCTCTACCAGGGCCTGGCGCATTCCTACAACCTGTCGACCTCGCGCCTGGGCCTGGAAGTCGGCGTGCCGAATGTGCTCAAGACCCTCGCTCGCCTGGGCGTGACGCGTGAGTTTCCGGCGTTCCCGTCGATGCTGCTGGGTGCGGGTGGCATGACCCCGATCGAAGTGGCGACGATGTACCAGACCCTAGCCAATGGCGGTTTCAACACGCCGATGCGCGGGATTCGCAGCGTACTGACCGCCGATGGCGAGCCGCTCAAGCGTTATCCGTTCCAGATCGAACAGCGTTTCGATCCGGCCTCCATTTACCTGATCCAGAACGCCATGCAGCGGGTGATGCGTGAAGGTACCGGCAGTTCGGTTTATAACGTGCTGCCCAAGACCCTGACGCTGGCGGGCAAGACCGGTACCAGTAACGACTCGCGCGACAGTTGGTTCGCCGGCTTCAGTCAGGATCTGCTGGCGGTGGTCTGGCTCGGGCGCGATGACAACGGCAAGACGCCGTTCACCGGGGCGACCGGTGCGTTGCAAGTCTGGAGCAGTTTCATGCGCAAGGCCGATCCGCTGCCGCTGGACATGCCGCAGCCGGACAACGTCGTCCAGGCCTGGGTCGATTCACGTACCGGTCAAGGCTCTGACGCCAACTGCCCGGGCGCCGTACAGATGCCGTATATTCGCGGCAGCGAACCGCCACCCGGCGCCGCGTGTGCGAGCGAAACGCCCGCTTCCGGCGAGTCGGTGATGGATTGGGTCAAGGGCTGGATGAATTAA
- a CDS encoding bifunctional aminoglycoside phosphotransferase/ATP-binding protein produces the protein MSQSLIAALQNPALYPHPVEGFQVIETHISWVILTGPFAYKVKKPVNFGFLDFTGLDARAHFCAEELRLNQRLTDDLYLEVLPVTGSVEAPLLGGDGPAIEYVLKMRQFPQTGLLSTLQANGELTTQHIDAMAEQIAHFHLNAPKVPAEHDAGTPDSVMAPVRQNFEQILPFLSDKNDLLQLEALQAWAESSFERLKPLLAQRKADGFTRECHGDIHLGNATVIDDKVVIFDCIEFNEPFRFTDVYADTAFLAMDLEDRGLKSLARRFISQYLELTGDYQGLEVLNFYKAYRALVRAKVALFSMPADATAVQRATTLRQYRNYANLAESYSTIPSRFMAITHGVSAVGKSHVAMRLVEALGAIRLRSDVERKRLFGEQTVANDVQAGIYSAEASAATYARLHEIAEVILHAGFPVVIDATYLKREQRDSAAKIAEATGTPFLILDCNAPQAVIESWLALRQADQKDPSDATLAVIAAQQANREALTPEEILRSKRVQTNESGTLDTVVAQIRQRLPGL, from the coding sequence GTGAGCCAGTCCCTGATCGCTGCCCTGCAAAACCCGGCCCTCTACCCGCATCCCGTCGAAGGGTTTCAGGTCATCGAAACCCATATTTCGTGGGTCATTCTCACCGGGCCCTTTGCCTATAAAGTGAAAAAACCGGTGAATTTCGGCTTCCTCGACTTTACCGGCCTGGACGCCCGCGCGCATTTCTGCGCTGAAGAGCTGCGCCTGAATCAGCGCCTGACCGATGATTTGTATCTGGAAGTGTTGCCAGTCACCGGCAGCGTCGAAGCACCGTTACTGGGCGGCGACGGCCCGGCCATCGAATACGTGCTGAAGATGCGTCAGTTCCCACAGACCGGTTTGCTCAGCACCCTTCAGGCCAACGGCGAGCTGACCACTCAGCACATTGATGCGATGGCCGAGCAGATTGCGCACTTCCACCTCAACGCACCAAAAGTCCCGGCCGAACACGACGCCGGCACCCCGGACAGCGTGATGGCGCCGGTCCGACAGAATTTCGAACAGATCCTGCCGTTCCTCAGCGACAAGAACGACTTGCTGCAACTTGAAGCCTTGCAAGCCTGGGCCGAAAGCAGCTTCGAGCGCCTCAAGCCACTGCTCGCCCAGCGCAAGGCTGACGGTTTCACCCGTGAATGCCACGGCGACATTCATTTGGGCAACGCCACCGTGATCGATGACAAGGTGGTGATTTTCGACTGCATCGAATTCAACGAACCCTTCCGCTTCACCGACGTCTACGCCGACACTGCGTTCCTGGCGATGGACCTGGAAGACCGCGGACTGAAATCGCTGGCCCGGCGTTTCATCAGCCAGTATCTGGAACTGACCGGCGACTACCAGGGCCTGGAAGTGTTGAACTTCTATAAAGCCTACCGCGCGTTGGTGCGCGCCAAGGTGGCCTTGTTCAGCATGCCGGCGGACGCGACGGCGGTGCAGCGCGCCACTACCCTGCGCCAGTACCGCAACTATGCCAACCTCGCGGAAAGCTACAGCACCATTCCTTCGCGCTTCATGGCGATCACCCACGGCGTCTCCGCGGTCGGCAAGAGCCATGTGGCGATGCGCCTGGTCGAAGCGCTGGGCGCGATTCGTCTGCGTTCCGACGTCGAGCGCAAGCGCCTGTTCGGTGAACAGACCGTTGCCAATGACGTGCAGGCCGGCATTTACAGCGCCGAGGCCAGCGCCGCGACCTACGCGCGTCTGCATGAAATCGCCGAAGTGATCCTGCACGCCGGTTTCCCGGTAGTGATTGATGCCACTTACCTCAAGCGAGAGCAACGTGACAGCGCTGCAAAAATCGCCGAGGCCACCGGCACGCCGTTCCTGATTCTCGACTGCAACGCCCCACAAGCGGTCATCGAGAGCTGGCTGGCGCTGCGTCAGGCCGATCAAAAGGATCCGTCCGACGCCACCCTGGCAGTGATCGCGGCGCAGCAGGCCAACCGCGAAGCGCTGACGCCGGAAGAAATCCTCCGGAGCAAACGCGTGCAGACCAATGAATCCGGCACGCTGGACACCGTGGTCGCGCAGATCCGTCAGCGCCTGCCAGGTCTGTAA
- a CDS encoding pentapeptide repeat-containing protein, producing MSQPKLLDTPLYALLHKDDIAGFNKERPQDGPIDMVGGDFRGLDLRELNADGVDFRDAYFRSADLRGIDFRKASLEGASLAHAQISGAYFPPELSADEILMSMNFGTRLRYRTR from the coding sequence ATGAGCCAGCCGAAACTTCTCGACACCCCGCTGTATGCCTTGCTGCACAAAGATGACATCGCCGGTTTCAACAAGGAGCGTCCACAGGACGGCCCGATTGACATGGTCGGCGGCGACTTCCGTGGCCTCGACCTGCGTGAACTGAACGCCGATGGCGTGGATTTCCGGGACGCCTACTTTCGCTCCGCCGATCTGCGCGGCATCGATTTCCGTAAGGCTTCGCTCGAAGGCGCCAGCCTGGCCCACGCACAGATTTCCGGTGCGTACTTCCCGCCGGAGCTGAGCGCGGACGAGATTCTCATGTCGATGAATTTCGGCACGCGGTTGCGGTATCGCACGCGCTGA
- a CDS encoding TfoX/Sxy family protein — MNDELQHLKNLGKTSAQWLHAVGIHSASDLRRLGAVDAYRAVRTRGFRASKVLLYAIEGALMDVHWNDIPAERKDALNKQLDAISSRHKN, encoded by the coding sequence ATGAATGATGAACTGCAACACCTGAAAAATCTTGGCAAGACGTCGGCGCAATGGCTGCATGCCGTGGGCATCCACAGCGCCTCGGACTTGCGGCGCCTGGGCGCGGTGGACGCCTATCGGGCCGTGCGTACCCGTGGGTTTCGTGCATCGAAGGTGTTGTTGTATGCGATCGAAGGCGCGCTGATGGATGTGCACTGGAACGACATCCCCGCCGAACGCAAGGACGCCCTGAACAAGCAGCTCGACGCCATCTCTTCACGCCACAAGAATTGA
- a CDS encoding Crp/Fnr family transcriptional regulator, with amino-acid sequence MYVLGEQSAHADALINRLQNMPAQWLLGLTPCGPLLELQATEDLMAQLPADQLFLLEDGVINGGIGTRVLFYWQEGDLIGLQQGEAWADCRLCAEGPLRLLPYRRSEVLLHLFADSGRCEQFLQYLLGQMGLLAHAVADLKPREFRSTHGFKRVEAGETLIHQGDAADHVFVIIDGHAEAFVDGHKVGEVLKDEIFGAMALFTGEPRNATVVAREPSTVMLIPGDHFLSMTRTNPKIAHSLIESMARRIGQLNRQLTQTAPLDR; translated from the coding sequence ATGTATGTACTGGGGGAACAATCGGCGCACGCCGATGCCTTGATCAATCGTTTGCAGAACATGCCCGCGCAATGGCTGCTGGGTCTGACACCGTGCGGGCCATTGCTCGAACTGCAGGCAACAGAAGACCTGATGGCGCAGTTGCCCGCCGACCAGTTGTTTCTGCTGGAGGACGGCGTGATCAACGGCGGTATCGGCACGCGGGTGCTGTTTTATTGGCAGGAAGGCGATCTGATTGGTCTCCAGCAAGGTGAGGCGTGGGCCGACTGCCGCTTGTGCGCAGAGGGACCATTGCGCTTGCTGCCCTACAGACGCAGCGAGGTGTTACTGCACTTGTTTGCCGACAGCGGCCGTTGCGAGCAGTTTTTGCAATATCTGCTGGGACAGATGGGACTTCTGGCCCATGCCGTCGCTGACCTCAAGCCCCGAGAATTTCGCAGTACCCACGGTTTCAAACGGGTAGAAGCCGGGGAAACCCTGATCCATCAGGGGGACGCCGCCGATCATGTGTTTGTGATCATCGATGGGCACGCCGAGGCGTTTGTGGACGGGCACAAGGTCGGTGAGGTGCTTAAGGACGAGATCTTCGGCGCCATGGCGCTGTTCACGGGCGAGCCACGCAATGCCACGGTCGTCGCTCGCGAGCCGAGTACCGTCATGCTGATTCCCGGCGATCATTTTTTGAGCATGACCCGCACCAACCCGAAGATCGCCCACAGCCTGATCGAGAGCATGGCGCGGCGCATCGGCCAATTGAACCGGCAACTCACGCAAACGGCACCGCTCGATCGGTAA
- a CDS encoding ChaN family lipoprotein has protein sequence MRRMWLLAVVWLTGCQHVVAPPPVDGEIRDLRSGQVLTAQALIQRLASSERVIVGEQHDNAEHHAVQLWLLQALGEQRAQGSLLLEMLTPDQQPRIARLRQSAALPADLPAALAWQEGWDWKLYGPIVRFALAQPYPLLAANLDNAEVRSVYRNPPALSGPLSNAEAVKATLLEQVSDSHCGLLPESQMPAMLAVQQQRDRRMAEQLMAAPHPSVLLAGAWHARKDVGVPLHMLDLGAAQAPSVLMLAERGAEVTQAMADYVWYTAAMPAQDYCAQMRQQLVR, from the coding sequence ATGCGCCGGATGTGGCTGTTGGCGGTGGTGTGGCTTACCGGGTGCCAGCATGTTGTTGCGCCGCCGCCCGTCGACGGCGAGATTCGCGATTTGCGCAGCGGCCAGGTGCTGACGGCGCAAGCGCTGATTCAGCGCCTGGCCAGCTCCGAGCGAGTGATTGTCGGCGAGCAGCATGACAATGCCGAGCACCACGCGGTGCAGTTATGGCTGTTGCAGGCGCTGGGTGAGCAGCGCGCGCAAGGCAGTCTGTTGCTGGAAATGCTTACGCCCGATCAACAGCCCAGGATCGCCAGGTTGCGCCAGTCCGCCGCGCTCCCTGCCGATCTTCCTGCTGCCTTGGCTTGGCAGGAAGGCTGGGACTGGAAGCTTTACGGGCCGATTGTGCGATTCGCGCTCGCACAACCGTATCCGCTGCTGGCGGCAAATCTTGATAACGCCGAGGTCCGTAGCGTCTATCGCAATCCACCCGCTTTGAGCGGCCCGCTCAGCAATGCTGAGGCGGTGAAGGCGACGTTGCTGGAGCAAGTCAGCGATTCCCACTGTGGTCTGCTGCCCGAGTCGCAAATGCCGGCGATGCTTGCTGTTCAGCAACAGCGCGACCGGCGCATGGCCGAACAGCTGATGGCGGCGCCGCATCCTTCGGTTCTGTTGGCCGGTGCATGGCACGCCCGTAAGGATGTCGGCGTGCCGCTGCACATGCTCGACCTGGGCGCCGCGCAGGCCCCGAGCGTGCTGATGCTGGCCGAGCGGGGCGCCGAAGTCACGCAGGCGATGGCCGATTACGTCTGGTACACCGCTGCCATGCCAGCGCAGGATTATTGTGCACAGATGCGTCAACAGTTGGTCCGATGA
- a CDS encoding heme ABC transporter ATP-binding protein, whose protein sequence is MLSDVTLQLEPGEVLGVLGPNGAGKSTLLAALCGELAPSSGAVCLDGHGLNHWNGTQRAQRLAVLPQASTLDFAFRVEEVVGMGRLPYQSGRVRDDEIIAAALAAADAGHLSGRSYLALSGGERQRVHLARVLAQLWPGQAGQTLLLDEPTSMLDPLHQHTTLHAVREFAGRGAAVLVILHDLNLAARYCNRVLLLEAGRPVALDTPERVLRPDSLKAVFGLDVLVQPHPERGHPLIIAR, encoded by the coding sequence GTGCTCAGTGACGTCACGCTCCAGCTCGAACCGGGCGAAGTGCTTGGCGTACTCGGGCCGAACGGTGCCGGTAAAAGTACCTTGCTCGCAGCCTTGTGCGGTGAGTTGGCGCCCAGCTCAGGCGCGGTCTGCCTCGATGGGCACGGGTTGAATCATTGGAACGGCACACAGCGGGCGCAGCGTCTGGCGGTGCTGCCGCAGGCATCGACGCTGGATTTCGCCTTTCGTGTCGAGGAAGTGGTCGGCATGGGCCGGTTGCCTTATCAGAGCGGTCGGGTGCGCGATGACGAGATTATCGCCGCCGCGCTGGCCGCGGCAGACGCCGGGCACCTGAGCGGCCGCAGTTATCTGGCGTTGTCGGGTGGCGAGCGCCAGCGCGTGCATCTGGCGCGGGTGCTGGCCCAGCTCTGGCCGGGGCAGGCGGGGCAAACGCTACTGCTGGATGAGCCGACGTCGATGCTCGACCCGCTGCATCAGCACACGACCTTGCACGCGGTGCGCGAGTTTGCCGGCCGTGGCGCGGCGGTGCTGGTCATCCTGCATGATTTGAATCTGGCGGCGCGTTATTGTAATCGGGTCTTGCTGCTTGAAGCTGGGCGCCCGGTAGCGCTGGACACGCCTGAGCGAGTGTTGCGCCCGGATTCGCTCAAGGCCGTGTTCGGGCTGGACGTGTTGGTGCAACCGCACCCGGAGCGCGGGCATCCGCTGATCATCGCCCGCTGA